A genomic window from Silene latifolia isolate original U9 population chromosome Y, ASM4854445v1, whole genome shotgun sequence includes:
- the LOC141630614 gene encoding uncharacterized protein LOC141630614, producing MELVFLFWAYNAQYIHMLVRSQTDDRKFYLTMIYASNDLHERVELWEFLKQVATNCTDPWLWLGDFNTVLSPVERLGGNTTEIEMEQFQECVSLCCMDDISATGALYTWSNKQAASDRVYSRLDRAMGNLEWMAMYGDYIAHFHPEGLFDHCPCTVVHRRADLGGKRNFKYFNMWGSAEEFKPSVLQVWRRSFPGTKMFGVIKKLKALKPVLKKLNATCFSDIENTTTIASLALTNIQQALVDNPEEVNLIQQELDLARDLRELIVARDSFLSQKAKVQWSIEGDLNTAYFHQAIKKRTMMNKVFQIEDKDGRLCTEGADIQMAFLDYYQSLLGSHTQTISVQKHVVTGGPCCT from the exons ATGGAGTTGGTCTTTTTG TTCTGGGCTTACAATGCTCAATATATTCATATGTTGGTAAGGTCTCAAACTGATGATAGGAAATTTTATTTGACTATGATTTATGCTTCTAATGATTTACATGAAAGGGTGGAGCTATGGGAGTTTCTTAAACAAGTGGCTACTAATTGTACTGATCCTTGGCTCTGGCTTGGTGATTTTAATACTGTTCTTTCTCCTGTTGAAAGACTTGGTGGTAACACTACTGAGATTGAGATGGAACAGTTTCAAGAATGTGTTTCTTTATGTTGTATGGATGATATTTCTGCTACAGGAGCACTGTATACCTGGTCTAATAAGCAGGCTGCTTCAGATAGAGTGTATAGCAGATTGGACAGGGCAATGGGGAATCTTGAATGGATGGCTATGTATGGTGATTATATTGCACATTTCCATCCTGAGGGTCTTTTTGATCATTGTCCTTGTACAGTGGTGCATAGGAGAGCTGATTTGGGAGGCAAAAGAAATTTTaagtacttcaatatgtggggcTCAGCTGAAGAGTTCAAACCTAGTGTGCTTCAGGTGTGGAGAAGATCTTTCCCTGGCACTAAAATGTTTGGAGTAATTAAGAAGTTAAAAGCTCTCAAACCAGTTTTGAAGAAATTGAATGCTACTTGTTTTTCTGATATTGAAAACACTACTACTATTGCTAGTTTGGCTCTGACTAATATTCAGCAAGCTTTGGTGGACAATCCTGAGGAAGTCAATCTAATTCAACAGGAATTGGACTTAGCTAGGGACCTAAGGGAGCTTATTGTGGCAAGGGATAGCTTCTTATCTCAGAAAGCTAAAGTCCAGTGGTCTATTGAGGGTGATTTGAACACTGCTTATTTCCATCAGGCCATTAAAAAGAGAACAATGATGAATAAGGTCTTCCAAATTGAGGATAAGGATGGTAGGCTTTGTACTGAGGGAGCTGATATCCAGATGGCTTTCTTGGATTATTACCAGAGTCTGCTAGGTTCTCATACTCAGACTATATCTGTTCAGAAGCATGTGGTGACTGGGGGTCCTTGTTGTACTTGA